From the Vibrio tubiashii ATCC 19109 genome, the window AAAATTCTTCTAGCGACAGTAAAAGGTGATGTTCACGATATTGGTAAGAACATTGTTGGCGTTGTTCTACAGTGTAATAACTACGAGATCATTGACCTTGGCGTCATGGTGCCGTGTGAGCAGATCCTCAAGGTCGCCAAAGAAGAGAATGTTGATATTATTGGTTTGTCCGGCCTGATTACTCCTTCATTGGACGAAATGGTTCATGTGGCCAAAGAGATGGAACGTCTTGATTTTGATTTGCCACTGCTGATTGGTGGCGCGACGACATCGAAAGCCCACACTGCGGTTAAGATTGAGCAAAACTACAAACATCCCGTGGTGTATGTAAACAATGCTTCGAGAGCGGTTGGCGTGTGTACATCACTTCTTTCAGATGAACTGCGTCCTGCCTTTGTCGAGAAGTTAGATGCGGATTACGTCCGTGTTCGTGATCAGCATAATCGTAAGAAGCCAAGAACCAAGCCTGTCATTCTTGAGCAAGCGCGTGCTAACAAAGTGGCGATTGATTGGGAGTGCTATACACCTCCAGAGCCTGCTAAGCCGGGTGTCCATGTGTTCGATGATTTTGATGTTGCCACATTGCGTAACTACATTGACTGGACGCCTTTCTTTATGACTTGGTCGCTTGTCGGTAAGTACCCAGCGATTTTAGACCATGAAGAAGTCGGTGAAGAGGCGAAGCGTCTGTTTAAAGATGCCAATGATCTGCTAGACCGAGTAGAAAACGAAGGGTTACTTAAAGCTCGCGGTATGTGTGCACTCTTTCCTGCAGCAAGCGTTGGTGATGATATTGAAGTGTACACCGATGAGTCTCGTACAGAAGTGGCCAAAGTGTTGTATAACCTGCGTCAGCAAACAGAGAAGCCAAAAGGCTTTAACTACTGTTTATCAGATTACATTGCTCCTAAAGAGTCAGGTAAGAAGGACTGGATTGGTGCGTTTGCAGTCACGGGCGGTATAGGTGAGCGCGAACTTGCTGACCAATATAAAGCGGCCGGTGACGACTATAACGCCATCATGATTCAGGCGGTGGCCGATCGCTTAGCTGAAGCGTTTGCCGAGTATTTACATGAACAGGTACGTAAAGAAATCTGGGGTTATTCTGCCGATGAGAACTTATCGAATGACGAGTTGATCCGTGAGAAATATCAGGGGATTCGTCCTGCTCCAGGTTACCCAGCTTGTCCAGAACATACTGAGAAAGGCTCTCTGTGGGAGCTGCTTAAAGTTGAAGAGACCATCGATATGTCACTGACGACAAGTTATGCGATGTGGCCAGGCGCGTCTGTTTCCGGTTGGTATTTCTCTCACCCAGACTCTCGTTACTTTGCGATCGCTCAGATCCAACAGGATCAAGCGCAAAGCTACGCGGATCGCAAAGGTTGGGATATGCTTGAAGCAGAGAAATGGTTAGGGCCAAACCTTAACTAGTTCTAAATTAGCAACAAAAAGCGCAGCTTATAAGCTGCGCTTTTTAGTCTCTGAGAGTCTGATTAAATCATGATGGTTGCTAAGCCAAGGAAGACCGATAGGCCGATAACATCGGTCACTGTTGTGAGCGCCATGCCTCCTGCCAGTGCCGGGTCGATGTTCATCTTCTTGAGCAGAATAGGGATGGTTACCCCAGCCACACCAGCGACCAGTAAATTGGTCAGCATTGCGGCGGAAATAATGCCGCCTAACATCCAATTTCCTTTCCAAGCGACAACGATACCGCCAATAATCAGTGCCCACATGATGCCATTGAGTAGGCCGATCGCGGCTTCTTTCATCAGCAGTTCACGTTTATTGGCATCACCGATATGACCAAGTGCTAGACCGCGAATTACGAGCGCTACGGTCTGGTTACCCGCGACACCGCCCATAGAGGGGACTATGGTCATCAAGACAGCAATTGCCGCCATTTGGTCAAGCGTTGCTTCAAACATGTTTGAAACGGATGCGGCCGCAAGGGCTGCGAGAACATTCGCACCTAGCCAGATACTACGCTTACGCGCTGATTTTACTACAGGGGCGAAAGTGTCTTCGTCATCATCCATACCCGCCATACTCATCATGGAGTGCTCAGCGTCTTCACGGATAACATCGACCACGTCATCGATAGTGATACGACCGACCAAGTGTTGGTTCTCATCGATAACAGGCGCCGAGACCCAGTTACGACGTTCGAACAGGCTAGCAATGTCAGAGTCGCTCATGGTGACATCGATAGCTTCATCGGCATCTTCCATGACATCGCTGATCTTAACGTCAGGCTGAGTGGTCAGAAGGGTTGTGATCGGCAGTTCGCCAATCAGACGGCTCTCTTCGTCAATCACGTACAAAGCATCGGTGGCTTCTGGAAGCTCTCCTTTCATACGCAAATAACGAAGCACAACATCGACGTCGACATCACCACGAATGGTGATAACGTCGGTGTTCATCAAACTACCAGCAGTGTCTTCCGGATAGGAAAGGGCCGTTTCAACCAATAGACGCTCAGCAGCATCCATTTGGGATAAGACTTCGCGCGAGACGTCATCAGGAAGGCTTCGGAGTACGTAAGCGACGTCATCCGTTTCCATACCTTCAGTGGCTTCAGCAAGCATCTCCGGCGCCATCTTAGACACCAGATCATCTTTAACGTCTTCGTTTAATTCATCAAGAATTTCACCGTAATCTTCCGGATCGGTGAGTTGCCAAAGGACTTCACGACTTTTACGTGGAGAGGCTTCTAAGAGATGGGCAATATCTTCTGGTTCCATGTCCTGAAGTTGGCGACGGACATGGACAAAACGACCATTTTCTAGAGCTTCGGTAACTTCTTGGAGGGCTTGGTGAGCTTGATCGAATTCTATTTGCTCTGCCATTCATTCCCCCTGACTCTCTATGCTTACAATGCTGTGAATAGTAACTTAATTTTAGAATGTATTTAATAAGTTATTGTGAAGGAGGGTTATTTAGTGCTAATTGGTCGGTGAATTACTCGTCTTCGTCAAACTTGTCTTCAATAAGATGACAAACGGCTTCAAGTGCAGGGTGCGCATCGCTACCTTCAGCGCTTATAGTGACATGTTCGCCTTGCGCTGATTCGAGCATTAGCAGCCCCATTACGCTATCTGCAGTCGCTTCTTTGCCTTCATGATTTTGAATGGTGAGAATGGCATCAAAGGATTGAGCCAATTCGACTAGTTTTACAGCAGCACGAGCGTGAAGACCTAAACGATTTTGGATTAAGACAGTACGGCTTTGCTGCTGCATAAACTATTCCTTGTGGTTTTTCTCTAGTGAAGCGTGACGAATCTGAACTTGATGTCCCATCTGCGCAAAGTATTCGCCAATTTGCTGAGTGAGATAGACGGAGCGATGTTTGCCGCCAGTACAACCAATCGCGACGGTGAGATAGCTACGATTGTTTT encodes:
- a CDS encoding HPr family phosphocarrier protein, with the protein product MQQQSRTVLIQNRLGLHARAAVKLVELAQSFDAILTIQNHEGKEATADSVMGLLMLESAQGEHVTISAEGSDAHPALEAVCHLIEDKFDEDE
- the mgtE gene encoding magnesium transporter is translated as MAEQIEFDQAHQALQEVTEALENGRFVHVRRQLQDMEPEDIAHLLEASPRKSREVLWQLTDPEDYGEILDELNEDVKDDLVSKMAPEMLAEATEGMETDDVAYVLRSLPDDVSREVLSQMDAAERLLVETALSYPEDTAGSLMNTDVITIRGDVDVDVVLRYLRMKGELPEATDALYVIDEESRLIGELPITTLLTTQPDVKISDVMEDADEAIDVTMSDSDIASLFERRNWVSAPVIDENQHLVGRITIDDVVDVIREDAEHSMMSMAGMDDDEDTFAPVVKSARKRSIWLGANVLAALAAASVSNMFEATLDQMAAIAVLMTIVPSMGGVAGNQTVALVIRGLALGHIGDANKRELLMKEAAIGLLNGIMWALIIGGIVVAWKGNWMLGGIISAAMLTNLLVAGVAGVTIPILLKKMNIDPALAGGMALTTVTDVIGLSVFLGLATIMI